The Silene latifolia isolate original U9 population chromosome 4, ASM4854445v1, whole genome shotgun sequence region tgaagattgaaaccctttggaatcgaGGTTTctttaggcactgaatgactagaaagtttaggcatctttactggtgaAAACGGACTGTCTTCTTCGAAAAGAGAGTggtgtagctctggctcgaaagtactcaagtcttcctttcgtgatttcctctgcagacggagtctatgcctgaataatctctctggttctgaatcagctgaaactaactcaaacctgtctgacctgggcataaacaacactgaaaggaaataaataagaactgcctcaaggaataaaaattccctgagacggaaaaTAAACGAACgaaaacagatagggcaattgtctccccggcaacggcgccaaaatttgacacgtatgtcgtgtacctgtcaaaaataaactaactaaactaactatatagctagcgaagtcaggtcgatcttctcagggaggcaagataatTGTAGAAGTCCGtgtatttggtcacaaatggggggggggggggttgtttgaatttggttttctaaactaaaagcttaaaggaaagagaagcagagaaaagagcagtaaaggcaagaaattaggattaaactatcagatagagagggacatgtcaggatttcggttcactacggtagtccagtgactcagctataaatgattcagacgaattatatgcgagacggatacggaaaggtcctttcggtccactttctatcctaaaataccactaacttaactttcattcttgtcagggtagtctactgttcatagcaggtctatttagtccaatctttcgatctaggagtaattttagccagattaaagagatgactcagaagcgtgcactcaactaagtcgataaatacaattaaattgctatggtgacaggatcTCACAATtcattcatctaattcatttactacatcgtcacattcctaccgcagatcccctaatcccaacatgaaaagggtttagctactcatatcgctaattaaactaacaacagataaatttccagcaataaacattatgaaataacaaataaaatgcataaaagtaaattagggcagaagaataaacGAAGTAAACAAGcgattaaagcaaacaaatgattaattattattaagagaagagaaaggaattacaatcgtgcgaattccggcgtaaagaactcaaaatccgagtgaaataaatccgagaacaaggttacagtgaaaggGAAAAAGCAACGTAGTAAAGTTTTCTGTGTAAACTGCTTAAGATAAAAGATAGATCGTcttaatgacctagtaaagcgtgcttaaatagaaaagtaaataagttttgcgaaataaatcaacacacgggctgattaaagcccataatagtagaaaccactcgatcgagtggaataaaaccactcgatcgagcaaaacctcagcataatctactcgatcgagtagatagttactcgatcgagtaactcaactTTCAGCAACTtcaggatcgagtagaaaactactcgatcgaccaacaaaggacgtaaaaaccactcgatcgagtggtaaaactgctcgatcgagtcctttgacttcaaatcagctcatgttcgtgcccgactgcctcgtaatccgtgccatcacgcttcccaacgcagtatctcactctggaaaatcccgtctcctctaaatgcatgcaaaaagggcgaaaaagggtacgattccactactttcgcgttcatttctacaaaatggacaaaacgaaccaaagtagccaattcagggcaaaatactataaaagcagtataaaaatgcatagaaatacgtgctgaaataggctaaaaagactatatattatgcacgtatcaatgCGCAAGCATGTATTCATGCGCATAGTTAATGCTCTATCCGCCAATGATCGCTTTTTCCAACAACGGCCCGATGGTAATGGGAGACTTAGTTTCTCAACATTACAGAGATGCACAACGGCTTTAAGAGTTCTAGCATATGGTACGTCTACTTATTCAGTAGATGAATATTTGCGTATGAGTGATACATCCATAAGACACTCTCTTAAATCGTTCGTTAAAGGTGTGATATTCAACTTTGGGAACGAGTATATACGTAAACCAATCCTCAAGATTTAGGAAGGTTACTTCATGTGGGGGAGGTTCGTGGATTTCCCGGCATGTTGGGTAGCATTGACTGCATGCACTGAGAGTGGAAAAACTGTCCAACAGGATGGGCAGGATAATATTCCGGGAGAAGTTCAAAGCCAACAGTAATCTTAGAAGCTGTCGCATCGTACGATTTATGGATATGGCATGCCTTCTTCGGTACACCAGGTTCGCTTAATGATATTAATGTTCTTCAACGTTCTCCACTATTTATTGAAATTTTAGAAGAATACGCCCCAGCTGTTAATTACACGGTATATGGTAAGGAGTATAACATGGGATATTATCTTGCTGATGGTATATATCCGGCTTGGGTAACATTTGTTAAAACAATTAATGCGCCTCAAATTCAAAAGCATAAGTTGTTTGCAGCTCAACAAGAGAGTTGTCGAAAAGATGTTGAGCGTGCTTTCGGCGTCTTACAAGCTCGATTTGCGTTTATCAAACGCCCTTGTCTTCTTTGGGATCGAACTATGATGGGGAAGGTTCTTATGACTTGTATTATTATGCATAATATGATAGTGGAAGATGAACGAGAAACCTATCTTAACTATGAAAACATAATAGCGGAGTTCAAAGAAGATAATCCGACTTCAATTAGTGGTGAGATTCGTGATCGTGCCACTAATATTGCTCTGAAAAATGATCTCATTGAGCATATTTGGCAAAACTTCCGTAACTAGAATTACTTTGGAATGTATTTTATCATTATGTAGTACTTTAGATgaggtgagacaagcgataaagacaaAACGTGAATGTTGTAAGGttttggggaaatgcatgagtgatgagaactttgaaaagtacaaggaggctagacgagccgctaaaaaggcaatacgggatgcgagggcaaaagttaaccaagaagtgtatgccaggttggacacaagagaaggagagaaggatatctataaactggctcgcataagagaccgaaagacgagggatattgggagagttaggtgtgtgaaagatatggacgacaaggttctggttcatgataacgaaataaaggctagatggagttcttactttgatactttattcaatggacatcaggaacaaggctttggggatgtagaggtaacaccaagcatggttaatcgggaatttgtgcgtagaatacaaaagagtgaagttagaaaagcgttaaggaagatggggtcaaagaaagcagagggaccggatggtattgtagatacccagtatctgcaccttccaaaaaccacccgatgatgatcggactataacgtatttttgatatgcgtgcgtggattggctatacatgagacggtttaatgcactactcgaatatgaaaaatgatttcaaaagttttctaacttcattcggacccaaaaccgactcagaaacccgcaactcgagtcaacctgagtcaacccaagtcaacccaaatctcgaatgtcaaaaaataatgccatgaatgtctttatcatgtcatttccattaaaataactctatttagagttaaaaccgtcttcggacccaaaaccgacccagaaacccgcaactcgagtcaacctgagtcaacccgagtcaacacaaatctcgaatgtcaaaaataatgccatgaatgtcttcatcatgtcattcccattaaaatgaccctaattagagtcaaaactgacaccgagccaaaaaccgactcgaaattcaaatcccgactcacacgggtcaaacccgagtcaaagacacaaaatacctaccccaaatatcacccaagaggaagcttacgcggctaagaaaacctcaaagaccacaaatgacaaccaacaaaacattggttagaacaaatgcaaaatccaaatttgcgaaagggacagtacaccccattgagtcacggggtggctcgcgcctcaatgggatgtctccttagcctccaagcaaaatcaaccgacctaccatcccacatttctctataaatacccaccatcacacaccataatcttcacgcgagcgtccaccccttcacctctcccttaaacttctatactcgacttcctaagtcacaaaatcgacacgtgtttacgacctaccgatcgtaaacacaagccttacacatattgtttggtaccgtcgccgtgcattcgaccgacccattcgaccaactcaacattaatcaacatgtttttcaacaacatattttcaactcattttcaaaaccaaatccttttttaaggcactctttttaaacttctttgatcgcgagtagtcacaacgagaaaaccgtctctaaagtcgtctaccacgaAAACATCAAAATACTTAAGTTtaagggtgtaaatatctcatttatttcatgtctttactgttttcataactttataaacatgaacaatgtataacacgattcaaatataggttagacgagccaaaaccgaggtttggcctgagacagaagctccttgctatgcaagggagctcgcgcctcttatgggtctcgggtcagactcatccgtgtttgagttcgtctttccttcaacactttcttttatttttacttctttccttttacggtttttaccatttcaaacattttaattcatttttatgataaacatattttgaccattacaaaaatcatccttggttctttataccatgacggtttattccgtgactcgataatattattagttaattacattttaatgggtattttaacacccttttcttttattaccatttttctcatttatttacatttgcaaacatattagtcataattcataatcatccttggttctttatatcatgtcggtttaatccgagtacgatgacaaacatgcctaattacaaataattgaacttaacataattagttcaaatcaaacattttacttttttatttataaactatgcttttcaaacatgcaaatccgacaacgaatattactaacacaatagtaattatttcgagtcatgcaaacaacatttgcaaattatttaatcacaaatacggttttaaataaccttttcaagaaccaggagacgcccccttgggtcggctcatggctcgcgccccaagtggccgcctgttttcatatttcaaaacctgggcagagccccttccatcgccaataggctcgtgcCCCaacggggctgcctggcactgttctgtctcgtttttagcacttgtctaggacgatcccgactacggttaacccgtatacatgacggatcatattgacaagtttacgtgtttttacactttgtcatttgacaccctttttcaataaatggatcgtgttaagcatcataacccgaatttggtaaatggatgtttaatatccgttttcacatgcaaatcaatctaaatccaacttgacattttatgcttgatatttggattaacaaaccgacttagaaagctcacatgttaggttaaacttttggatgtgcattcatgcatttacaccgtttatcaactcttgcacttaaacaaccacgatccatcagtagaggccgctaacgcgggcgggattgggtgtccgattaaagggcttcccaatacgtaccctcaccccttactcagaacctttggatagtggatggccttatccagggcgtacgagagtcgttttaggcatagaatgctaaaagggggataagtccttatctttagtacctatgtcatacactgctttgtgcttcgtttgaccgaggtataaagtggattcgaacgggttccaagcatcccacaaatgcttggtggcgactccgaacatctctaatcgtttcgagacctttaccgagacgaaaccgaccgatctaaagcgatccggtcgaaagcatttcaacgccaccgagcgtggctttcaaaagacctctgcatgtccacagtttcgcctggcgtgcaggtggcccgtgacctcGGATCGGCATGCGGCCCAAATCCGCgaaccgagacgtggcccatgtccacattttggcgactccactggggaaaactaggacacttgtgtctttgtgatccttagaggtgaaactcgaacgaggtcgtggttaaagtgcattaattgagattacggtcataagtcgggttccttgtccgggcccacaacctaacccttttcgaccagttggctcgtctcgtcggcatgagttttctcatccccgcgattcgaatcccgattgagtcaagcataccattgacgttacacatttctgtttcgtcaaagagctttcatcactttcgagcatgaggctagggcaccctccttacacattttgtttggattggtatccctctcgcaaatcggggtttgattgcttggtgtgtaacctaccctattaagccaaaacccgtgtcaccattatgcataatataatgaaactgtgagtgcttatgtgctaattgatcataagtccttccgtgtcattttcaaactttcaaaaacacttttttgcgccgttataatggccgtttcaaacctcggtctttcgccaacCATTgcgcgcctttctaggccgtcgtaatgacgattttcaaactcggtttttcacaaccgtttcaaacctcggtctttcgtcgaccgttgcacaccttttcatgccgtcgtaatgacgatttcaaactttGGTtcttcacaaaccatttcaaaatacccttttgcgccgttataatggccatttcaaacctcggtctttcgccgaccgttgcttttcaacatgcctttctaggccgtcataacgacgattttcaaacccggtttttataaccatttcaaatcgcctttttaggccgtcgtaatgatgactTTCAagaccggttttctacaaccgtttcaaaaacacatttcgcgccgttattatggccatttcaaaacccggtttttataaccatttcaaatacacctttttatgtcgttgtaatgacgatttcaaaacctggtttttataaccatttcaaatacacctttttacgtcgtcataatggccgtttcaaacatCGGTCgatcgccgaccgttgcattctcaaagcgcccttttacgccgtcgtaatgacaaaatCTACCCTCGAATTTccaaaattcgaaatcagttttcaaaccgtcataatgacgatttcaacccgtgcaactttccaaatttcaaatctcgttttcgaaatcaattctggcttttctaagccgtcataatgacgatttcaattctcaaacttttcgatttgcataccttcTTTCAAGGTTAAAACgattttctaacccgtcgtaatgacgaattcaatcctcacgatttccaaaatcaaatcatttgaaaacgaatttaaccattttcaaattccattcaaaatTAAGTCATTTGAAAGCCagtttaaccgctttcaaattccaatcaaaaatcaaatcatttgaaagccaatttaaccgttttcaaattccaattcaaaagcaaatatttgaaagccaatttaaccgctttcaaattccaatcaaaaatcaaatcatttgaaagccaatttaaccgctttcaaattccaatcaaaaatcaaatcatttgaaagccaattcaaccgttttcaaatttcaaatccaatttcaaatcattgaaaacaaatttaaccgtttttaaatttcaaattcaaaaccaaatctttgaaaacaaatctgaccgttttcaaatttcaaattcaacttCAAACCCTTTGAAAGCAAATTTAacagttttcaaatttcaattcaaaatcaagtctttgaaaacaaatttaaccgttttcagatttcaaatcaaaactcaatctttgaaaacaaatttaaccgttttcaaatttcaatcaaaaatcaaatatttgaaaactaatttaaccgttttcaaatttcaatttaaaatcaaatttcaaatttcaatttaaaatcgtttgagaacaaatttaaccggtttcaaatttcaaattcaaaatcaaatcattgaaaacaaatttaaccgttttcagatttcaaatccaatttcaaaccatttgaaaacaaatttaaccgttttcaaatcttcaacccaattttaaaatcctttgaaaacaaacttaaccgttttcatggccattgtgatgacgattccaaatttttcaattctcgattttcaaatccgtgattcggaatttcaaaaatcgtcttcagaaacaacactttgttttcagagccgccgcaatctcaactcaaactgtcttttgaaaacaaacctaagacaaccctttcaactggccgatcttttaaagatccctactctttggAAGCCGTcgataaaacgacaaatgaatctttttgaaaatttctattttcgaaaatttcagtccacctttccgattcagcctcgagtcgattggagtccagtcgatttcaagtccagtcgtctagataacgttgaGTCTCTGCTGAAGTTattacctaccttctggtctaggtcgtgtcgccaaATTGTTGAGACATctccaatggcgttagcagagtcaaaacctgtcgggtattaaacccatttttcccctacattacgggtcaaaggtcaagtttgtgtacatgtcttgtccaacggcgtcacgccagcaAGAAACCTTCAAATCTcatcagaagtcgtctgtctaggcatcactatgccaaagtcgacacccgagtctaaattcaagtcatgcaccaagagttcaaacacaagaggtcattcacgatctttaatgaactcataacctagtcacaccgtcgcgtcttcacgacataactgacttttatacatatgtgtcgcacttgcctttgtttgtgcaataccttgccaagacaagttataacgcctatcgttatgtcaaataggaatcccttgggtgccatcaatcgccaaccagaaactcaagaagctgatcaaccttcatccgccatgacttctactgaaaccaacaacatggtccttcgactcccagctaccgtggaaaacttgagcactcgtctctcccatgttgaggacaaaatgataaccgggaattttccctcttctgatattgagcaaagggttaagctccttgaaagccgactacttgccaacaacaaaaacaaccctccagaaaaccttattggacacagtcaggaacttTCCTTGGATTGCTCTCATCCCATCCCTcccgacgatgagaaaattcgtgCAATTAATGAAGATGGACTACAAAGCGATATACCCAtgatctccgtctccatcaacaacatattctcaaagctgcaagtggctatcaaTGATTTGAACACTCAGGTAGCTAATTTAAGGAAAAGGAATGGTAATGCCGAAAACGAACCTGACTACCAAGGAGAAGACCAACACCCAATTCCCCAACAAACAAATGCTGAAAATGAGGAACCGTCTGATGGATCCCATACCCAAGAACCCACcaaaaaagaacatgaaattgcctcaccaaaatgaaggaaaagtagatctatatacttaacatattcatatatgttttaatttaatttgtcataaaattaaagaatgatcttatgcatgcaaacattaatagttaagagaagaaatcggttccttacattgcatgtttcggatatttgggcactagtaaggtcacctaccttacttagttcttgagctttccttatggatgaacaagattcaaaggtagaatctctcccaaagatgaatacccaaggtaacctcttaaagactaatattatttgaactagaagaatattaatcttactaaaatttgacccaaaactattgtttgtgctcttgaatatttcggtcaagagtagatgaattttggagtattttatctctaatttctcattaaaatgtagagaggaaattaaaTTTCTCACTAGAAATTTTGTGTAAAAGTAATGaataaaaattagagagaaaaactctctatggaGGCATGcaaaaccggtggggagagaggagaggagaggtgaagtgagccaatgcatgaacaagtAATTCTTATCAagaaaactaggtttgcatggctacaagctagcatcatcattatgctctccacttaattatttaacacaatttaaacatcaTGCTCCCTCCATATAAAtcggtccatataagataaaatgggttccattttatctttgtcaatttgtcaatttgttacatgtcacaagtcatgtaaaattgtcatgtattttcaacgtattaaaaatcaacgtattaataaaatacgtcatgtacaaaatcgacttagtaattcataattacttgtaccaaaacggtttgccaattataaatcacaacatcttgtatttataataaattattcattcagattcaattgtttctgtaaacaata contains the following coding sequences:
- the LOC141651487 gene encoding uncharacterized protein LOC141651487, translated to MRKHVFMRIVNALSANDRFFQQRPDGNGRLSFSTLQRCTTALRVLAYGTSTYSVDEYLRMSDTSIRHSLKSFVKGSLNDINVLQRSPLFIEILEEYAPAVNYTVYGKEYNMGYYLADGIYPAWVTFVKTINAPQIQKHKLFAAQQESCRKDVERAFGVLQARFAFIKRPCLLWDRTMMGKVLMTCIIMHNMIVEDERETYLNYENIIAEFKEDNPTSISGEIRDRATNIALKNDLIEHIWQNFRN